One stretch of Tepiditoga spiralis DNA includes these proteins:
- the rplJ gene encoding 50S ribosomal protein L10, with product MLTKAKKVELLDELAVVLKESSIVAFTDFKGVPVSDSNEMRTEIFKKFEGGANYKVTRNSLIKTAIKKAELNVEDFEEILKGSTGIFYVKEGDPIEGLKLLTDFAKKHKDLPIIKGGLLEGKVFTAEEAIELSKLPSKQELLATLVGSLNAPISGIVNVLAGTVRSLVNVLSAIKDEKEKSE from the coding sequence GTGTTGACAAAAGCAAAAAAAGTTGAATTATTAGATGAATTAGCTGTTGTTTTAAAGGAATCTTCAATAGTTGCTTTTACAGATTTTAAAGGTGTTCCAGTTTCTGATTCAAATGAAATGAGAACTGAAATTTTCAAAAAATTTGAAGGTGGAGCAAACTATAAAGTAACTAGAAACTCTTTAATTAAAACTGCTATAAAAAAAGCTGAGTTAAATGTTGAAGACTTTGAAGAAATTTTAAAGGGTAGTACAGGTATTTTTTATGTTAAAGAGGGCGATCCTATTGAAGGACTTAAGCTTTTAACAGATTTTGCAAAAAAACATAAAGATTTACCTATTATTAAAGGTGGTTTGCTTGAAGGTAAAGTATTTACAGCTGAAGAAGCAATTGAACTTTCTAAATTACCATCAAAACAAGAACTTCTTGCAACATTGGTTGGCAGCTTAAATGCTCCTATTTCTGGAATTGTAAATGTTCTTGCAGGAACAGTTAGAAGTTTAGTAAATGTTTTAAGCGCAATTAAAGACGAAAAAGAAAAAAGCGAATAA